In Arachis hypogaea cultivar Tifrunner chromosome 2, arahy.Tifrunner.gnm2.J5K5, whole genome shotgun sequence, a genomic segment contains:
- the LOC112741622 gene encoding photosystem I reaction center subunit IV A, chloroplastic — MKWKSCKNIIQRNWISLHKWHDPSGGNDFESRFCVDQIPTKIYLLSEPHNIIFASFVITLINHYHGRDRKRVMASCNMASAASGFVLSAGKTISSSSSSSITSIVMFPSRFNNNKSGSFNRLVVRAEDEGAAASAAPATATPPVEGEAAATAPKPKPPPIGPKRGTKVKILRKESYWYKGYGSVVAVDQDPKTRYPVVVRFNKVNYANVSTNNYALDEIEEVA, encoded by the exons ATGAAATGGAAGAGTTGTAAAAACATTATCCAAAGGAATTGGATATCGTTACACAAGTGGCATGATCCTAGTGGAGGAAATGATTTTGAGTCACGCTTCTGTGTGGATCAGATTCCAACCAAAATCTACCTTCTTTCCGAGCCTCACAATATTATTTTCGCTTCCTTTGTCATCACACTCATCAACCATTACCACGGGAGAGATAGAAAGAGAGTGATGGCTAGTTGCAACATGGCATCAGCTGCATCTGGATTTGTGTTGTCAGCCGGCAAGACAATCTCTTCGTCTTCCTCTTCGAGCATCACTTCCATAGTGATGTTCCCTTCGAGgttcaacaacaacaaaagtGGTTCTTTTAATAGGCTTGTTGTGAGGGCTGAAGATGAAGGTGCTGCTGCATCTGCTGCACCTGCAACTGCAACACCACCAGTTGAAGGTGAAGCTGCTGCTACTGCTCCGAAACCAAAGCCACCTCCAATTGGCCCCAAGAGAGGAACTAAG GTAAAGATTCTTAGGAAAGAATCATACTGGTACAAAGGCTATGGTTCAGTTGTTGCCGTTGATCAG GACCCCAAGACTCGCTACCCTGTTGTGGTTAGATTCAACAAAGTTAACTATGCAAATGTATCAACAAACAACTATGCATTGGATGAAATTGAGGAAGTTGCATGA
- the LOC112741616 gene encoding protein LOW PSII ACCUMULATION 1, chloroplastic isoform X2 yields MALAFGSLVPTNTNTLCLSLTPQPLNNLIFSTKNHTKFMFCGRGVSYGNTLSCSDQRASTSIATIVCCAANKPSSSEISSTAKIRSEVLSPFRAVRMFFYIAFIASGSLGGFIAATQLLGALANPSRASQVGDILKGLGIDIGAVSIFAFLYLRENKAKNAQEARLSREESLSSLKLRVDDKKIIPVSSLRGIARLVICAGPASFVTESFKRSLPFTEGLIDRGVLVVPFVTDGNSPCLEFDESDEELNKRRKRLWQLAPVYITEWWLNEQKKLAGVSSESPVYLSLRLDGRVRGSGVGYPPWNALVAQLPPVKGIWTGLLDGMDGRVL; encoded by the exons ATGGCTTTGGCGTTCGGTTCACTGGTTCCTACGAACACCAACACTTTGTGTCTCTCTCTCACACCACAACCTTTGAATAATCTCATCTTCAGCACCAAAAACCATACTAAGTTTATGTTTTGTGGCAGAGGTGTTAGCTATGGAAACACTTTGTCTTGTTCAGACcaaagagcttctacttccattgCCACTATTGTTTGTTGTGCTGCTAATAAACCTTCTTCTTCTGAAATCAG CTCTACAGCCAAGATAAGGAGCGAAGTTCTGTCTCCGTTTCGCGCTGTTAGGATGTTCTTTTACATTGCTTTCATTGCAAGCGGTTCTCTTGGGGGATTCATAGCGGCCACACAACTGCTCGGCGCATTGGCTAACCCCTCAAGAGCATCCCAGGTTGGTGACATCCTAAAGGGACTTGGCATTGACATTGGAGCAGTGTCTATCTTTGCTTTCTTGTACTTGAGAGAGAACAAAGCAAAGAATGCTCAAGAGGCTCGCCTCTCGCGAGAGGAAAGCCTGTCAAGCCTTAAGCTCCGTGTGGACGACAAGAAGATCATACCTGTTAGCTCATTGAGAGGAATTGCTCGTCTTGTGATCTGCGCTGGACCGGCATCATTTGTAACCGAGTCTTTTAAGCGAAGCTTGCCATTCACGGAAGGTCTTATAGACAGAGGAGTGCTTGTTGTTCCTTTTGTAACAGATGGAAATTCGCCTTGTTTGGAGTTTGATGAGAGTGATGAGGAGCTTAACAAGAGAAGGAAGAGGCTCTGGCAGCTAGCTCCGGTTTACATCACTGAGTG GTGGTTAAATGAACAAAAGAAGTTGGCAGGTGTATCATCCGAATCTCCAGT GTACCTATCTCTACGCCTAGATGGTCGTGTTCGCGGCAGTGGCGTGGGTTATCCTCCTTGGAATGCTTTGGTTGCGCAATTACCACCAGTGAAGGGTATCTGGACTGGCTTACTAGATGGCATGGATGGTAGAGTTCTTTAG
- the LOC112741616 gene encoding protein LOW PSII ACCUMULATION 1, chloroplastic isoform X1, which produces MALAFGSLVPTNTNTLCLSLTPQPLNNLIFSTKNHTKFMFCGRGVSYGNTLSCSDQRASTSIATIVCCAANKPSSSEISSTAKIRSEVLSPFRAVRMFFYIAFIASGSLGGFIAATQLLGALANPSRASQVGDILKGLGIDIGAVSIFAFLYLRENKAKNAQEARLSREESLSSLKLRVDDKKIIPVSSLRGIARLVICAGPASFVTESFKRSLPFTEGLIDRGVLVVPFVTDGNSPCLEFDESDEELNKRRKRLWQLAPVYITEWSEWLNEQKKLAGVSSESPVYLSLRLDGRVRGSGVGYPPWNALVAQLPPVKGIWTGLLDGMDGRVL; this is translated from the exons ATGGCTTTGGCGTTCGGTTCACTGGTTCCTACGAACACCAACACTTTGTGTCTCTCTCTCACACCACAACCTTTGAATAATCTCATCTTCAGCACCAAAAACCATACTAAGTTTATGTTTTGTGGCAGAGGTGTTAGCTATGGAAACACTTTGTCTTGTTCAGACcaaagagcttctacttccattgCCACTATTGTTTGTTGTGCTGCTAATAAACCTTCTTCTTCTGAAATCAG CTCTACAGCCAAGATAAGGAGCGAAGTTCTGTCTCCGTTTCGCGCTGTTAGGATGTTCTTTTACATTGCTTTCATTGCAAGCGGTTCTCTTGGGGGATTCATAGCGGCCACACAACTGCTCGGCGCATTGGCTAACCCCTCAAGAGCATCCCAGGTTGGTGACATCCTAAAGGGACTTGGCATTGACATTGGAGCAGTGTCTATCTTTGCTTTCTTGTACTTGAGAGAGAACAAAGCAAAGAATGCTCAAGAGGCTCGCCTCTCGCGAGAGGAAAGCCTGTCAAGCCTTAAGCTCCGTGTGGACGACAAGAAGATCATACCTGTTAGCTCATTGAGAGGAATTGCTCGTCTTGTGATCTGCGCTGGACCGGCATCATTTGTAACCGAGTCTTTTAAGCGAAGCTTGCCATTCACGGAAGGTCTTATAGACAGAGGAGTGCTTGTTGTTCCTTTTGTAACAGATGGAAATTCGCCTTGTTTGGAGTTTGATGAGAGTGATGAGGAGCTTAACAAGAGAAGGAAGAGGCTCTGGCAGCTAGCTCCGGTTTACATCACTGAGTGGTCTGA GTGGTTAAATGAACAAAAGAAGTTGGCAGGTGTATCATCCGAATCTCCAGT GTACCTATCTCTACGCCTAGATGGTCGTGTTCGCGGCAGTGGCGTGGGTTATCCTCCTTGGAATGCTTTGGTTGCGCAATTACCACCAGTGAAGGGTATCTGGACTGGCTTACTAGATGGCATGGATGGTAGAGTTCTTTAG